CGCGCTGGCAAAGCCCGCTTCCTCGGCCATCACGACATGTGCACGGGCGAATGCTTCGCGATCCCCGAAGGGATACGCGAAATGCCTGACCGGCCGCCGGAGCGCACTTTCGGCCACGGCCTTTCCCATCGCCATCTCGCGCTCTGCGTCGGCGTCCCTGAGGCTCGACAGAGCGGAATAGTTCACCGTGGCACTGCCGAACGTCACGTTCGGATCCGCGGCAAGCTTCGCCAGATCCTGCCAGTCGAGTGAGGCGCTGCGTGACAGTTGCGCAGCGTCGGCCGAATAGCGCCGCGCGAGATCGTTCACCGCATAGGACAGATCAGGCGGCGACAGCTTGCGCAGCCAGCCGGACAGGAAATCGAACAGCTCGTATTTGTCCGACAGCGTCGAGACCACGAAATGCCGTTCCCGGCCGTCGATCACAAGGCTGATGCGGCTCTCGCGCGCGATAATGTCCTCGAGCACCAGCCACCACGCCGCGCCGACGCCGTCCGGAAACGCGGTCGGTAGATAGAGCGTGAAGGGGACGGAATGCCTGGCGAGCACGGGATAGGCATGGGTGACGATGTCCTTGCTGGCACCGTCGAAGGTCAGGCAGGCGAAGCGGCGGCGCTCCGGCATGGTCACCGCGCGGCGGCAGGCTTCGTCGATCCCGACGATGTCGTATTTCCAGCGCTTCAGCGCGCGGATCGTGCGATCGAGGAATGCTGGCGAGACCTCGTGAGGTCTCAGCGGCTGGAACCGGGCCCGACGGGCGGGACGGACGCGCGCGAAACGCAGGATCACCCCGGCGCCCCCGGTCTCGCGCTCCCGCAGCCGGAAGGCGCCGCTGAAATATGCGAGCTCCATCCGGGCTCGCCGCAAAATCCCCCGGTCCGGCGCCAAGATCCCCTACCGTCCTTGCCTCGCCCGGCGGTTCCCACACGTCCACCGTCGGGCGATTGTTATTACTCTTTGTTGACATTTCCCTGCGAAGGTCGGCCTCAGCCGAGAACTGTAAATTAATACCTTAAAAAATTTGGGTTCCGAGATGACCATGGCGGCGGCAATGGAAGGCCAGACGGCGGGCACGCGAACATGGCCGAACGCAATCCGCATCGCCGGCGTCGACATCTTTCACGACCTCACTGCAGCCGAGGCGACCTGGCGCAGTCTCGAAACACCGCAACACAGCTACACACCCTATCAGCGCTTCGACTTCCTTGCCTCCTGGCAACGCCAGGTCGGCGAGCGCGAAGGCCTGCGGCCCTTCATCGTGGTGGCCCATGACAGCGAGCGCCGTCCGCTGCTGCTGTTGCCGCTCGCCGTCGAACAGCGCCTGGGCGCCAATTGCGCAAGCTTCATGGGCGGCAAACATGCCACCTTCAACATGGCGCTGTACGACCGCGACTTCGCCGCCAACGCGACCGAAGCCGACATCTCGGCCTTGATCGGCTCAATCGCCGAGCGATCCCGTGCCGACGCGCTGATGCTGTGTCAGCAGCCGCTGCGCTGGCAGGACCAGCCCAATCCGATGGTGTTGCTGCCGCATCAGACATCGGTGAACGACTGCCCACTGCTGGTCATCGAGCCCGGCGCGGCACCCGCTTCGCTGATCAGCAACTCGTTCCGCCGACGCCTCAAGGGCAAGGAACGCAAGCTGCAGGCGCTGCCGGGCTACCGCTATCATGTCGCAGATAACGGCGCCGACGTCTGCCGACTGCTCGACTGGTTCTTCCGCGTCAAGCCGGAGCGCATGGCGGAGCAGAAGCTGCCCAACGTGTTCGCCGAGCCGGGCATCGAGCAGTTCATCCGCACCGCCTGCCTCGCGCCGCGCGCCGACGGCAAGGGCTATGCGATCGACATCCACGCGCTGGAGTGCGACGAGGAAGTGATCGCGATCTTTGCCGGCGTGTCCGACGGTCATCGCTTCTCGATGATGTTCAACACCTACACGATGTCGGCCAATTCCAAGTTCAGCCCCGGCCTGATCCTGATGCGCGACATCATCGATCGCCATGCCGGCCTGAACTATCGCGCCTTCGACCTCGGCATCGGCTCGGACGAGTACAAGCGGCTGTTCTGCAAGGACGACGAAGCGATCGTCGACAGCTTCATTCCGCTCAGCCTGCGCGGCAAGCCGGCGGCCACCGCGCTTTCGGCCATCAGCCGCGCCAAGCGCGCAGTGAAACAAAATCCGGCGCTGTTCGAAATCGCGCAGAACCTGCGCAGCATGTTCCGCTGAGCACGACCGGCGGCGCTACGGCGACGAGCCATCCGGCGCCGCGCGGCCGTTCGCGACGCCAAGCCGCATCATCGCATCGAACACCAGCATCGCGGCCGGCGACAACGCCCGCTTGCGCAGCTTGATCAACCCGTAGCTCTCGAGCATCAGCTGGTCGCGGATACGAAGCATCTTGAAGCGCTGCGGATCGAGCAGATCGAAGATCAGGAGCGGCACCGGCACGATCGCATCGATGCCCGCCGCGATCCCAATCGACGCGAAGAACGACTCGGTGTTGATGATGCGCTGGGGCGGCGCAATGCC
The window above is part of the Bradyrhizobium sp. PSBB068 genome. Proteins encoded here:
- a CDS encoding GNAT family N-acetyltransferase; amino-acid sequence: MTMAAAMEGQTAGTRTWPNAIRIAGVDIFHDLTAAEATWRSLETPQHSYTPYQRFDFLASWQRQVGEREGLRPFIVVAHDSERRPLLLLPLAVEQRLGANCASFMGGKHATFNMALYDRDFAANATEADISALIGSIAERSRADALMLCQQPLRWQDQPNPMVLLPHQTSVNDCPLLVIEPGAAPASLISNSFRRRLKGKERKLQALPGYRYHVADNGADVCRLLDWFFRVKPERMAEQKLPNVFAEPGIEQFIRTACLAPRADGKGYAIDIHALECDEEVIAIFAGVSDGHRFSMMFNTYTMSANSKFSPGLILMRDIIDRHAGLNYRAFDLGIGSDEYKRLFCKDDEAIVDSFIPLSLRGKPAATALSAISRAKRAVKQNPALFEIAQNLRSMFR
- a CDS encoding polysaccharide deacetylase family protein; the encoded protein is MELAYFSGAFRLRERETGGAGVILRFARVRPARRARFQPLRPHEVSPAFLDRTIRALKRWKYDIVGIDEACRRAVTMPERRRFACLTFDGASKDIVTHAYPVLARHSVPFTLYLPTAFPDGVGAAWWLVLEDIIARESRISLVIDGRERHFVVSTLSDKYELFDFLSGWLRKLSPPDLSYAVNDLARRYSADAAQLSRSASLDWQDLAKLAADPNVTFGSATVNYSALSSLRDADAEREMAMGKAVAESALRRPVRHFAYPFGDREAFARAHVVMAEEAGFASAVSTISGVVEAQGRTNLYALPRIAWDGRVRSLRIMRVLLSGVMFAPVRPTRSAREQGVL